In Candidatus Limnocylindrales bacterium, a genomic segment contains:
- a CDS encoding efflux RND transporter permease subunit yields the protein MREKLGLAGKVAQAFIDSKLTPLIIVASILLGIGAVLLLPREEEPQIIVPMIDVFVQMPGASAKEVEERITKPMEKLLWEIPGVEYIYSTSAPGYALAIVRFYVGEDEENSIVRLNQKMFANFDLIPPGASQPLIKPRSIDDVPILALTLWSDRYDHFMLRRIAAQVHDQIKEISDVSEVKIIGGQRRQVLVTLDDAKMAAYHLAPAVVVPILEQANQQLQSGSFSSGNREFLVEAGGFLTTSEEVGKVVVSVANNRPVYLRDIAKIEDGPEEPTDYVLFGIGPASSQQSSESKVESGILNTSERSKGSKSELKSVYPAVTISIAKRKGTNAIKIADQVIEKVNHLKGTLIPGEVQVSITRNYGETAQEKSNELLFHMFIAIISVSALIWLTIGLRESGIVAIAIPVTLALTLTVFYLYGYTLNRITLFALIFSIGILVDDAIVVVENIVRHYHLPQNHGRSMLDIAVEAVDEVGNPTILATFAVISAIIPMAFVRGLMGPYMRPIPVGASAAMIFSLLVAFIVTPWASLRLLKREGGTIHAEEGWSTQLYRRVMTRLVHNPLWRYGFLAIVVMLLLASLSLLAVKWVRVKMLPFDNKSEFQVIIDMPEGTTLEETASVTYELGDYIRTVPEVVNYQMYIGTASPYNFNGLVRHYFLRRGSNVADIQVNLTSKSERKAQSHDIAKRVRPDLQRIAAKYQARIKVSEVPPGPPVLQTLVAEVYGPDYQRQIEIARQIRDIFDKTEGVVDVDWYVEDDQVKYRWVVDKEKATLNGISTEQIATTLRIALEGTKIGLLHQPQEKEDVPILLRLPREERSSVEDLKHIKVLGQQGNLVPLSALVRIEQQVADKSIYHKNLMPVVYVTGDVAGQEESPVYAILKLNEALDQLRLPEGYGLERYVAQQPFITDKFAMKWDGEWHITYEVFRDLGLAFAAVLILIYILVVGWFQSFKTPITIMTAIPFSLVGILPAHGLWDAFFTATSMIGFIAGAGIVVRNSIILVDFVELRLQQGMSLADAVVDAGAVRFRPMMLTAAAVIVGSAVMLFDPIFQGLAISLMAGEVASLLLSRMTVPIFYYLSKRKKQGLQKSEPAQTHVITEPRPMTHSA from the coding sequence TCCCACGAGAAGAAGAACCACAAATCATAGTGCCGATGATTGATGTCTTTGTACAAATGCCCGGGGCATCGGCTAAGGAAGTCGAGGAACGTATAACTAAACCCATGGAGAAGCTGCTCTGGGAAATTCCTGGGGTTGAGTATATTTATTCGACTTCGGCACCAGGTTATGCTTTGGCGATAGTCCGGTTTTATGTGGGTGAGGATGAAGAGAATAGTATTGTGCGGCTTAATCAAAAGATGTTCGCTAACTTTGACTTGATCCCTCCCGGTGCAAGCCAACCGCTTATCAAGCCACGCTCGATTGATGATGTCCCTATACTGGCCCTGACGCTTTGGAGTGATCGTTATGACCACTTTATGCTACGACGCATAGCGGCTCAGGTTCATGATCAAATTAAAGAGATTAGCGATGTCTCAGAAGTGAAAATCATTGGGGGTCAACGGCGGCAAGTTCTGGTCACCCTTGATGATGCGAAGATGGCCGCTTATCATCTCGCTCCAGCAGTTGTTGTTCCCATATTGGAGCAGGCGAACCAACAACTGCAATCAGGTAGTTTTTCTTCTGGTAATCGAGAATTTCTGGTCGAGGCAGGGGGATTTTTGACAACTTCTGAAGAAGTCGGCAAGGTAGTTGTGAGTGTCGCCAACAACCGACCTGTTTATTTGCGTGATATAGCTAAAATAGAAGACGGTCCTGAGGAACCTACCGATTATGTGCTGTTCGGCATAGGACCTGCGTCCAGTCAACAAAGTTCAGAATCCAAAGTCGAAAGTGGCATCTTGAATACCTCTGAAAGGTCGAAGGGTTCAAAATCTGAATTAAAATCGGTTTATCCGGCTGTTACTATCTCAATTGCAAAACGTAAGGGAACTAATGCCATTAAGATAGCTGATCAGGTTATTGAAAAAGTGAACCACTTAAAGGGAACATTGATCCCGGGCGAAGTCCAGGTTTCTATTACGCGCAACTATGGTGAAACAGCTCAGGAGAAATCCAATGAGTTACTGTTCCACATGTTTATTGCTATTATCTCCGTTTCAGCTTTGATTTGGTTAACGATTGGATTACGCGAGTCTGGCATTGTAGCTATTGCTATTCCTGTCACCCTGGCTTTAACTCTGACGGTTTTCTACCTTTATGGCTATACCCTCAATCGTATTACGCTTTTCGCTTTAATTTTCTCCATCGGTATTTTAGTAGACGATGCTATTGTTGTTGTGGAGAATATAGTCCGTCATTATCATTTACCGCAAAATCATGGACGCTCAATGTTGGATATTGCTGTCGAAGCTGTGGACGAGGTAGGAAATCCTACCATCCTGGCTACCTTTGCCGTAATTAGTGCTATTATTCCTATGGCCTTTGTTCGAGGGTTAATGGGGCCGTATATGCGCCCGATTCCAGTAGGGGCGTCTGCAGCGATGATATTCTCACTCCTTGTTGCTTTCATTGTAACGCCATGGGCTAGTTTGCGTCTGCTTAAACGAGAGGGAGGAACTATTCATGCAGAGGAGGGATGGTCTACGCAACTTTATCGTCGTGTGATGACCCGGCTCGTTCACAATCCTCTCTGGCGCTACGGATTTTTAGCTATCGTTGTTATGTTACTATTGGCTTCTTTGTCACTTTTAGCAGTTAAATGGGTTCGTGTAAAAATGTTGCCATTTGATAACAAAAGTGAATTTCAAGTGATTATTGATATGCCCGAGGGAACGACTCTTGAAGAAACAGCCAGCGTGACCTACGAGCTGGGAGATTATATCCGGACTGTACCTGAAGTGGTCAATTATCAAATGTATATTGGCACAGCCTCCCCTTACAATTTCAACGGTCTCGTTCGTCATTACTTCTTGCGACGTGGTTCTAACGTAGCGGATATTCAGGTTAATCTTACGTCCAAAAGTGAGCGAAAGGCACAAAGTCATGATATTGCGAAGCGAGTACGTCCAGATCTCCAACGGATAGCTGCTAAATATCAGGCTCGAATAAAAGTCTCTGAAGTTCCACCTGGCCCACCGGTCCTTCAAACATTAGTTGCTGAAGTTTACGGTCCAGATTATCAACGTCAGATAGAAATCGCCCGTCAGATCCGAGATATTTTTGATAAGACTGAAGGCGTTGTGGATGTGGATTGGTATGTCGAGGATGATCAGGTCAAATATCGTTGGGTTGTCGACAAAGAGAAAGCCACTTTAAATGGTATATCAACTGAACAGATTGCCACCACGCTCCGAATTGCTTTGGAAGGAACAAAGATCGGCTTATTGCATCAACCACAAGAGAAGGAGGATGTTCCTATACTGCTCCGATTACCCCGAGAAGAGCGTTCCAGTGTGGAGGATTTGAAGCATATCAAGGTCTTAGGCCAACAAGGAAACCTTGTTCCCTTGAGTGCATTGGTACGGATCGAACAGCAAGTGGCTGACAAGAGTATCTATCACAAGAATCTGATGCCCGTAGTTTATGTAACCGGTGATGTTGCCGGGCAAGAGGAGAGTCCAGTTTATGCTATTCTCAAACTCAACGAAGCTCTCGATCAGTTGAGATTACCTGAAGGATATGGACTCGAACGTTATGTCGCACAGCAACCTTTTATTACAGACAAGTTTGCTATGAAGTGGGATGGGGAATGGCACATCACCTATGAGGTGTTTCGAGATCTCGGTTTAGCGTTTGCGGCAGTGCTGATTCTCATCTACATTTTAGTAGTCGGCTGGTTTCAATCCTTCAAAACCCCGATTACCATTATGACTGCAATCCCTTTCTCCCTGGTTGGGATATTACCTGCCCATGGATTATGGGATGCCTTTTTCACGGCAACTTCCATGATTGGGTTCATTGCTGGAGCCGGAATCGTCGTGCGGAACTCCATTATCCTGGTTGATTTTGTTGAACTCCGACTACAGCAAGGTATGTCCCTTGCTGATGCGGTTGTAGATGCTGGAGCCGTTCGCTTCCGTCCCATGATGCTGACGGCAGCAGCAGTCATTGTCGGCTCCGCCGTTATGCTTTTTGATCCTATCTTTCAAGGCTTAGCCATCTCACTCATGGCCGGAGAAGTCGCTTCATTATTGTTATCTCGTATGACCGTACCCATATTTTACTATCTGAGCAAGAGAAAGAAGCAAGGATTACAAAAATCTGAACCTGCCCAGACACATGTGATTACTGAGCCGAGACCCATGACCCATTCCGCGTAG